Genomic window (Ferrimicrobium sp.):
ATCAGGCGCTCGGCTCGTGAGGCGAGCTCGTTGGCCCGAGCCTCGATGGTGGCGATCGCCTCCTCGATCGAGAATGGGTTGATACCCATGTCGCCAGCGTCGGCGACCTGTACGGTGCCGAATGGGTGTAGCTTCATGGCGGGGTCATACGGCCGAAGCAACTGCGAGCCGGTGCGGATGGCGAGCGGTCCAAATCGAGCGCCGGGTCGATAGGAGACGCCGGCGTCGAAGGGGGCACCGACGATGGCGATGCCGGCGTTGGTCACCTCGGCGAGGGTTGGGAGACGTGCAAAGGTCGTGGCGTTTGCAAATCGCGGCTCTGCGAGCGCGTTACGCGGTCCGATGGGTTCCATGGGTTACTCCTCCCGTTGGCGATCGACGTTCTCGGCTACTAGCCTAGAACCCGTGGCTATCCTCGCAATCAGAACCATCGGTGATCAGGTGCTTGCAAATCGAGCAACCGAGATCGATACCTTTGATGCAGCGCTTTCGCGGCTGATCGACGACATGTTCGAGACCATGTATGACGCACCGGGTGTCGGCTTGGCCGGCCCACAGGTTGGCATACCAAAGCGGGTCTTCGTCTACGACGCTGGTGACGGACCCGAGGTCTTTATCAACCCGGAGCTCGTCGTCGCCGACGGAGAGTGGGTCTATGAGGAGGGTTGCCTCTCGGTCCCAAGCTACTGGTGGGAGATTCATCGTCCTGGTCACGTGGTGATGCGGGGACTCGATCGCAACGGAAAGCCCCAGGAGGTTGAGGGAGAGGGGTTGCTCGGACGCGTCCTGCAACACGAGTACGACCACCTCAACGGCATGCTCTTGATCGAACGGCTCACCGATGAGGAGCGCAAGGCTTTTCTACGTGAGATGCGAGAGAAGCTGATCGACTCATAGGCGTGCGTATCGCGTTTTTCGGCACCGGTCAGGTCTCGGCTACCTATCTCGCGATGCTCGCGAGCACCGGATACCAGGTGGTTAACGTGGTGACCAAGCAACCCAAGCGTCGATCCCGCAACGGGGCTATCGAGGCCACCCCGGTGGCACGTCTGGCCGAGGAGCTCTCGATTCCAGCGATCACGACCCCCAAGGCGATCGATCCCGTGGCATTCGACGTCGGGGTCGTGGTCTCCTATGGTCGCCTGCTCAGCCCAGAGCTGGTGAGGGCGCGTCCACTGTTGAACGTTCACTACTCGCTCTTACCCGAGCTGCGTGGTGCAGCTCCAGTGGAGCGTTCGATACTCGCTGGTGGCCTGGCCGCTGGTGTGACCCTGATGCGCTTGGTCGAGGAGATGGACGCTGGCCCGATCTATGCGAGTCAGCCGGTGGCGATCGAGGAGCTTGGCATGAGCGAGGCCTACGAGCGGCTGACCACAGCGGGCGTTGGCCTCCTCGCCGATTGGCTCGGACGTGGTGACAACTGGATCGAAACCGAGGCCCATGCCCAGGTTGGACCCATCTCGTATGCCCCCAAGATCAGCGATGGTGATCTCGTGATCCGTTGCTACGAGTCCGCACTCATGGGTTACCGTCGCCATCTGCTCGAGCGGGCGTACCTATGGGTCCAAGGTAAGCGACTGCGAGTGCTGCGAGCCCATATCGAGGACGAAGCTGACGATCGGGTGATCGGCAGCATCGATGAGCGTGGAAGGATCCAGACGGCCAAGGGGATGCTCGTGCCCGAGTTGGTGCGCCCCGAGGGTCGAGCGACGATGTCCTTCCTCGATTTTCTTCGAGGCACTAGGGTCAAGGCCATCGATATGGGACCACCCCCCGTGGGCGAGACACGTTAGTGGACTCCAGCAATTGGGACCCATGGCGACGCGTGTGTTCGCACGGTGTGTTGATGTCCGCCCAAAGCGTTCAAGATGGGAGCCGTCACTCACGCCATGGTGGTGGCCAGATGGTGCTCGTCGCGCCGGGCCGATGGCGCTCGTGAAGGGGTAAGCCGTCACGGCGCAACAACAGACTACGACATCATGTGAGCGTCGAGGTTGCCATCGGTCATCATGCGTGAGTTCACGCCATCGCCTGAAGAGGGCCCCCAAAGGCCTCCGCCGGGCCAACTCAGTCCTTTGAGTCGCCTTCTGGGTCTAACGAACTAGTAATATAGAGCATTCATCTCATTCGGTCGCCTTCACGGTGCACGGTCGGAGAGGATTACCGTCCTTGATCCACGTTTGAGTGATCAGTGAGGCGAGGTTTTGATATCCTTGCGAGGCGACTGCGAGGGAGTTGGCGCCGCCTCAGGTGACGAGGTTGGCGGGGTGCCCTGGGCCCGGCCAACTGGCGTCATGACAGTGATGGCCGCGGCGGTGACTGGCTGGTGCGCGATCTGGGATGAAGGGCGGGGCAGGGCTACTGGACTCTAAGATGGCTGCTACGGGTTGTGATCGTTGAGCGCGCAGCTGGTGATGGGTGATTCGGACCTATAGGCAAGCGATGGCAGTTGTCCCAGCCTCAGAAGAACGCCGATTCGGTGAACTACGAGTTGCATAAGGTGACACTATGGGCCGTACGAACCAGGAACGAGCATTGGCCCCAACGTTGGATTGGTCGTGAGGAGTGCGAGGAGCATCTCGAATGCGAGAGATGGATGGGCTCGGTGAGAGCGAGGAAGGGTCTGCGATGGTAGCCGCCAAGGTGATCACGGTGTCCGATGGTGTGATGGCAGGGACTCGCGAGGATCGGTCAGGGGCGGCACTCGCCGATCGGCTCGGCGAACTCGGGTATCGCATCGAGGATCAATGGGCCATTCCCGATGGGATTCAAATCGTGACCGACGCGCTGAGGAGGGCGACGACGGGGTTCGCAGGTCTCGTGGTGACGACCGGGGGTACCGGCTTTGGCCCTCGCGATCTAACGCCTGAGGGCACGCTGGCCATTCTGGAGCGCCAAGCCCCTGGCTTGGCTGAGCAGATGCGCGCTGCGAGTCCGCTCGGGGGTCTGTCCCGTGGCGTCGCTGGCACCGTCGGTACTGCCTTGGTGGTGAATGTTCCCGGTTCACCTCGTGGTGCGGTTGAATCGATCGATGCGATTGCCCCTCTTTTGGGTCACGCGCTCCAATTGCTCGCAGGAGCCGATACCGAGCACCCGGCATCGAGTCGATGACCGACGATGCCTTGATGGAGCGTGCGGTGGCGCTCAGTCGACGAGCGCGCTTTAGCGCACCTCCGAACCCGTGGGTGGGTGCAGTGATCGTCGATGCCGGCGGCGTCGTTGGTCAGGGGTGGACCCAGCCGCTCGGTGGCCCGCATGCCGAGGTTGTGGCCCTGCGCGAGGCCGGAGAGCGTGCGCACGGAGCGACCATGTACGTCACCCTGGAGCCCTGCGCACACCATGGTCGAACCCCTCCCTGTGTCGAAGCGATTGAGGCAGCGGGGATCGGTCGGGTGGTTGTTGCCATCCAAGATCCGGACGAGCGGGTGGCTGGGCGAGGTTTTCTGGCCTTGCGACAGGCCGGGATCGCACTCGACGTCGGTATCGGTGCCGAGGCGGTCGTTGACGAGCTACTCCCATACCTATACCAGCGCAGAAGCCATCGGCCATGGGTGCTTGCCAAGG
Coding sequences:
- a CDS encoding MogA/MoaB family molybdenum cofactor biosynthesis protein — protein: MREMDGLGESEEGSAMVAAKVITVSDGVMAGTREDRSGAALADRLGELGYRIEDQWAIPDGIQIVTDALRRATTGFAGLVVTTGGTGFGPRDLTPEGTLAILERQAPGLAEQMRAASPLGGLSRGVAGTVGTALVVNVPGSPRGAVESIDAIAPLLGHALQLLAGADTEHPASSR
- a CDS encoding methionyl-tRNA formyltransferase codes for the protein MRIAFFGTGQVSATYLAMLASTGYQVVNVVTKQPKRRSRNGAIEATPVARLAEELSIPAITTPKAIDPVAFDVGVVVSYGRLLSPELVRARPLLNVHYSLLPELRGAAPVERSILAGGLAAGVTLMRLVEEMDAGPIYASQPVAIEELGMSEAYERLTTAGVGLLADWLGRGDNWIETEAHAQVGPISYAPKISDGDLVIRCYESALMGYRRHLLERAYLWVQGKRLRVLRAHIEDEADDRVIGSIDERGRIQTAKGMLVPELVRPEGRATMSFLDFLRGTRVKAIDMGPPPVGETR
- the def gene encoding peptide deformylase, whose protein sequence is MAILAIRTIGDQVLANRATEIDTFDAALSRLIDDMFETMYDAPGVGLAGPQVGIPKRVFVYDAGDGPEVFINPELVVADGEWVYEEGCLSVPSYWWEIHRPGHVVMRGLDRNGKPQEVEGEGLLGRVLQHEYDHLNGMLLIERLTDEERKAFLREMREKLIDS